The following are encoded together in the Triticum dicoccoides isolate Atlit2015 ecotype Zavitan chromosome 6B, WEW_v2.0, whole genome shotgun sequence genome:
- the LOC119323275 gene encoding UDP-glucuronate 4-epimerase 1-like: MRALEDDLFPSTPGKVKIERAGGTMNRQLHRCFASTSTMFLWALFLVAMTASYLSFQSFVDTSSKYFAASWGGLHWERQIRASAAPRRPPGSAAGAGMSVLVTGASGFVGAHCSLALRKRGDGVVGIDNFNAYYDPSLKKARKALLTSHGVFVVEGDINDGRLLAKLFDVVPFTHVLHLAAQAGVRYAMENPASYVHSNVAGLVTLLEACKNADPQPAIVWASSSSVYGLNDKVPFSESHRTDQPASLYAATKKAGEEITHSYNHIYGLSITGLRFFTVYGPWGRPDMAYFSFTRNILQGKPITVYRGKNHVDLARDFTYIDDIVKGCLGSLDTAGRSTGTGGKKRGPAPYRIFNLGNTSPVTVPTLVAILEKHLRVKARKHVVEMPGNGDVPFTHANISLARQQLGYKPATNLDAGLKKFVKWYLSYYGYTRGSKNL; this comes from the coding sequence ATGCGGGCGCTGGAGGACGACCTCTTCCCGTCGACCCCCGGCAAGGTGAAGATCGAGCGGGCGGGCGGCACCATGAACCGCCAGCTGCACCGCTGCTTCGCTTCGACCAGCACCATGTTCCTCTGGGCGCTCTTCCTCGTCGCCATGACCGCCTCCTACCTCAGCTTCCAGTCCTTCGTCGacacctcctccaagtacttcgccGCCTCCTGGGGCGGCCTGCACTGGGAGCGCCAGATCCGCGCCTCCGCCGCGCCGCGCCGGCCGCCGGGCTCGGCGGCCGGCGCCGGGATGTCGGTGCTCGTCACGGGCGCGTCCGGGTTCGTCGGCGCGCACTGCTCGCTCGCGCTGCGCAAGCGCGGGGACGGCGTCGTCGGCATCGACAACTTCAACGCCTACTACGACCCCTCGCTCAAGAAGGCGCGCAAGGCGCTGCTGACCTCCCACGGCGTCTTCGTCGTCGAGGGCGACATCAACGACGGCCGCCTCCTGGCCAAGCTCTTCGACGTCGTGCCCTTCACGCACGTGCTCCACCTGGCCGCGCAGGCCGGCGTGCGCTACGCCATGGAGAACCCGGCCTCGTACGTGCACTCCAACGTGGCGGGGCTCGTCACCCTCCTGGAGGCCTGCAAGAACGCCGACCCGCAGCCGGCCATCGtctgggcctcctcctcctcggtctaCGGCCTCAACGACAAGGTGCCCTTCTCCGAGTCCCACCGCACGGACCAGCCGGCGTCGCTCTACGCGGCGACCAAGAAGGCCGGCGAGGAGATCACCCACTCGTACAACCACATCTACGGGCTGTCCATCACCGGCCTGCGCTTCTTCACGGTGTACGGTCCGTGGGGGCGGCCGGACATGGCCTACTTCTCCTTCACCCGCAACATCCTGCAGGGGAAGCCCATCACGGTGTACCGGGGTAAGAACCACGTGGACCTCGCCCGCGACTTCACCTACATCGACGACATCGTCAAGGGCTGCCTGGGGTCGCTGGACACGGCGGGCAGGAGCACGGGCACCGGCGGCAAGAAGCGCGGGCCGGCGCCGTACCGGATCTTCAACCTGGGCAACACGTCCCCGGTGACGGTGCCCACCCTGGTGGCCATCCTGGAGAAGCACCTCCGCGTGAAGGCGAGGAAGCACGTGGTGGAgatgcccggcaacggcgacgtgcCCTTCACCCACGCTAACATCTCGCTCGCCCGGCAGCAGCTCGGGTACAAGCCCGCCACCAACCTCGACGCCGGCCTCAAGAAGTTCGTCAAGTGGTACCTCTCCTACTACGGCTACACCCGGGGATCCAAGAACTTGTGA